A region from the Haladaptatus sp. R4 genome encodes:
- a CDS encoding DUF4177 domain-containing protein — MDEWEYKIVELSNGGLFGDSEKPTEAGLNELGERGWELGRQG, encoded by the coding sequence ATGGACGAATGGGAGTACAAAATTGTGGAACTGTCGAACGGCGGCCTCTTCGGAGATAGCGAGAAACCGACGGAAGCGGGCCTCAACGAACTCGGCGAACGAGGCTGGGAACTGGGGAGACAGGGGTGA
- a CDS encoding helix-turn-helix domain-containing protein — MQLAESLTDRQRTALETAYLAGFFEWPRNSTGEEVAELLDVSAPTFHQHLRHAQSKLLKTFFDR; from the coding sequence ATGCAACTCGCAGAGTCGCTGACCGACAGGCAACGGACGGCACTGGAGACGGCGTACCTCGCCGGGTTCTTCGAGTGGCCGCGAAACAGCACCGGCGAGGAAGTCGCGGAACTACTCGACGTTTCGGCACCGACGTTTCATCAGCACCTTCGACACGCCCAGTCGAAGTTGTTGAAGACGTTTTTCGACCGATAG
- a CDS encoding ABC transporter substrate-binding protein, giving the protein MVADDPKTTSRRRYLFGCGVAGATIMAGCLGGDESSGAGTDTTNTSETTGSKSDGTSTETTETETSESGPYSVSMEPVGSVKFDSVPKSWVANNGSWADMGIALGLEPPKAVWLTSRYHTQYYDEIPGVSMDKSGMKNLYQDGVNKELFYQLDGDVHVIDPNFLMNRFKGWSQSDVDEVEKNIGPFFGNSIFSTGYKWHKDYTYYSLYEAFEKLAKVFKRTDRYEAFKSLHADFQSNLESVVPSKKSKRPSVAIMWANGNKPESFSPYLISEGTSFKQWRDLKVQDAFANTDVRDFHATRGEVDFETLLKIDPDVLLLRGHENQTKKEFQNTVVEFMKNHKIGKRLTAVKNDDVYRGGGLYQGPITNLVLTERAAKQVYDASGDLYDKKRVASIVKGDM; this is encoded by the coding sequence ATGGTAGCAGACGACCCTAAGACCACGAGCCGTCGACGGTATCTGTTCGGTTGTGGCGTCGCCGGAGCGACGATCATGGCTGGCTGTCTCGGCGGCGACGAGAGTTCAGGAGCAGGAACGGACACGACGAACACTAGCGAGACGACGGGCTCGAAATCGGACGGAACGAGCACGGAGACGACCGAGACGGAAACGTCGGAGTCGGGTCCGTACTCGGTATCGATGGAACCGGTCGGGTCGGTGAAGTTCGATTCCGTCCCGAAGAGTTGGGTCGCCAACAACGGCAGTTGGGCGGACATGGGCATCGCGCTCGGCCTCGAACCGCCGAAAGCAGTCTGGTTGACGAGTCGGTACCACACGCAGTACTACGACGAAATTCCCGGCGTCTCGATGGACAAGAGCGGGATGAAGAACCTGTACCAGGACGGCGTCAACAAGGAACTGTTCTACCAACTGGACGGCGACGTACACGTCATCGACCCGAACTTCCTGATGAACCGGTTCAAAGGATGGTCCCAGTCGGACGTCGACGAAGTCGAAAAGAACATCGGGCCGTTCTTCGGCAACAGCATCTTCTCGACCGGATACAAGTGGCACAAAGACTACACATACTACAGTCTCTACGAGGCGTTCGAAAAACTCGCCAAGGTGTTCAAGCGCACCGACCGGTACGAGGCGTTCAAGTCCCTACACGCCGACTTCCAGTCGAACCTCGAATCGGTCGTCCCGTCGAAGAAGTCGAAACGGCCGTCGGTCGCTATCATGTGGGCGAACGGGAACAAGCCCGAGTCGTTCTCGCCGTACCTCATCTCGGAGGGGACGAGCTTCAAACAGTGGCGCGACCTGAAGGTCCAAGACGCGTTCGCCAACACGGACGTCCGTGACTTCCACGCGACGCGCGGAGAGGTGGACTTCGAGACGCTGTTGAAGATCGATCCCGACGTGTTGCTCCTGCGCGGACACGAGAACCAGACGAAAAAGGAGTTCCAGAACACGGTCGTCGAGTTCATGAAGAACCACAAGATCGGCAAACGGCTCACCGCCGTCAAAAACGACGACGTGTACCGTGGCGGCGGGTTGTACCAGGGCCCGATCACGAATCTCGTCCTCACCGAGCGCGCGGCAAAGCAGGTGTACGACGCCTCGGGCGACCTCTACGACAAGAAACGGGTCGCGAGCATCGTGAAAGGTGATATGTAA
- a CDS encoding iron ABC transporter permease, producing the protein MTEEVEATIGERIDGSLAGLILASIGIVIVSALVQVSFGAYSTTLSQAWHAVFNPKVIADPKVLGALLFGGEIPDGTNLSNTTTVVWSLRLPRVLVGIFVGVNLAVSGAIFQAVTRNELASPYILGVSSGAGLAVLLTLVVFSGLSLFLPVFAALGGIVAFIIVYTIAWKGGTSPVRLVLAGVIVSTVFSSLQRGLFFFADNIGVVQQALAWTTGSLTGTGWEQVRIVLIPTLIVIPISLIVSRQLNVLLLGERTARSLGMSVERVRFGLSILAIIAASSAISVAGIVSFVGLIVPHVVRNIVGSDYRKLMIGCLFAGPALVVAADVGARLALMPIQIPVGIVTGLVGGPYFLYLMRKQQNMGEL; encoded by the coding sequence ATGACAGAGGAAGTCGAGGCGACGATAGGAGAACGAATAGACGGGTCACTGGCGGGGCTCATTCTGGCGAGTATCGGAATCGTGATCGTTTCCGCGCTCGTGCAAGTCAGTTTCGGCGCGTACTCCACGACGCTTTCGCAGGCGTGGCACGCCGTGTTCAACCCGAAAGTCATCGCCGATCCCAAGGTACTCGGGGCGCTCCTGTTCGGGGGCGAGATTCCGGACGGTACGAACTTGAGCAACACCACGACGGTCGTCTGGAGTCTGCGCCTTCCGCGAGTCCTTGTCGGAATCTTCGTCGGCGTGAACCTGGCGGTCTCGGGCGCGATTTTCCAGGCCGTCACGCGCAACGAACTGGCGAGCCCGTACATCCTCGGCGTCAGCAGCGGTGCCGGACTCGCGGTGTTGCTCACGCTCGTCGTGTTCAGCGGCCTCTCGCTGTTCCTCCCCGTGTTCGCGGCGCTCGGCGGTATCGTCGCGTTCATCATCGTCTACACCATCGCGTGGAAGGGCGGGACGAGTCCCGTCCGACTCGTCCTCGCAGGTGTCATCGTCAGCACGGTCTTCTCGTCGCTCCAACGCGGCCTCTTCTTCTTCGCGGACAACATCGGCGTGGTACAACAGGCCCTCGCGTGGACCACGGGGTCGCTCACGGGAACGGGCTGGGAGCAAGTTCGGATCGTTCTCATCCCGACACTGATCGTCATTCCGATTTCGCTGATCGTGTCCCGGCAGTTGAACGTCCTTCTCCTCGGCGAGCGAACCGCGCGGTCGCTCGGCATGTCGGTCGAACGGGTCCGGTTCGGACTCTCGATACTGGCGATCATCGCGGCGAGTTCCGCCATCTCGGTGGCCGGAATCGTTAGCTTCGTCGGCCTCATCGTCCCCCACGTCGTCCGGAACATCGTCGGGAGCGATTATCGAAAGCTCATGATCGGGTGCCTGTTCGCCGGACCGGCACTGGTCGTCGCCGCCGACGTGGGGGCGCGACTCGCACTCATGCCGATCCAGATTCCGGTCGGTATCGTCACCGGACTCGTCGGCGGGCCGTACTTCCTCTATCTCATGCGGAAACAGCAGAACATGGGTGAACTCTGA
- a CDS encoding ABC transporter ATP-binding protein, protein MSKQLDQTINEGTDESENERTEEPTDERASELFGEELAIGYPTSGIIVECNSIVLPAGEITALVGPNGSGKSTLLKALSRELEPENGIVRLDGNDIQSFGTKELARELGLLSQQNKSPGSLTVEELAYHGRYPHRKLFESKTEADHEAVDTALERAGVTHLRDEEMNSLSGGQKQLAWIAMVLAQDTEVLLLDEPTTYLDLRHQLNVLEIVKTLAREENLTIGIVLHDISQAARYADNLVALRDGEPYDWGPPDEVVTEELLAEVFGVEATVGLGPEGPVVNPQRPL, encoded by the coding sequence ATGAGTAAACAGCTAGACCAAACGATAAACGAGGGAACGGACGAATCGGAGAACGAACGAACCGAAGAGCCGACGGACGAGCGCGCGAGCGAACTGTTCGGCGAGGAGTTGGCGATCGGCTATCCGACCTCCGGAATCATCGTGGAATGTAACTCCATCGTCCTCCCGGCGGGGGAGATAACCGCGCTCGTCGGCCCGAACGGGAGCGGAAAGAGCACGCTGCTGAAGGCGCTGTCCCGCGAACTGGAACCCGAAAACGGTATCGTTCGGTTGGACGGAAACGACATCCAGTCGTTCGGGACGAAGGAACTCGCACGGGAACTGGGGCTCCTTTCACAACAGAACAAGTCGCCCGGAAGCCTGACCGTCGAGGAACTCGCATACCACGGTCGATACCCGCACCGCAAGCTCTTCGAGTCGAAGACGGAAGCGGATCACGAGGCCGTCGATACCGCACTCGAACGCGCTGGCGTCACGCATCTCAGGGACGAGGAGATGAACAGCCTCAGCGGCGGACAAAAACAGCTCGCGTGGATCGCAATGGTGCTGGCACAGGACACGGAAGTGCTGCTGTTGGACGAACCGACGACGTACCTCGACCTACGCCATCAGCTGAACGTCCTCGAAATCGTCAAAACGCTCGCCCGCGAGGAGAACCTGACCATCGGCATCGTCCTCCACGACATCTCGCAGGCCGCTCGCTACGCCGACAACCTCGTCGCCCTCCGCGACGGCGAACCCTACGATTGGGGACCACCGGACGAAGTCGTGACGGAGGAACTACTCGCCGAGGTGTTCGGCGTCGAAGCGACGGTCGGTCTCGGACCGGAGGGACCGGTCGTGAACCCGCAACGACCGCTCTGA